One Curtobacterium sp. BH-2-1-1 genomic region harbors:
- the ligA gene encoding NAD-dependent DNA ligase LigA, producing MSDTTPADSTFETIDPAALDAAQAQREVDRLRSSINELRHAYYDENGSTVADGEYDGLVHRLDAIEQRFPELLTEDSPTQTVGGQAQTVQFAPVEHAERMLSLDNVFSPDELVDWAVKVQRDAGAERVRFLTELKIDGLAINLRYENGRLVSAATRGDGVVGEDVTGNVRTMGTIPDRLSGSGHPPLVEVRGEIFFPVEQFDELNAKQRDAGERVFANPRNAAAGSLRQKEEGKSEAKRELMVDRLRRLRMLVHGIGAWPVRELERDTDVRAQSEVYELLQTWGLPTSSHYRVFDSIDEVLAFVKDYGERRASVEHQIDGIVIKVDDLALHEELGSTSRAPRWAIAYKYPPEEVHTTLLDVVVSVGRTGRATPFAVMAPAEVAGSVVRQATLHNQQVVKAKGVLIGDTVVLRKAGDVIPEVLGPVVELRDGSEREFVMPTNCPECGTPLAPAKEGDIDLRCPNAKSCPAQVRGRVEHIASRGSLDIEGLGEVAAAALTQPLHPEQPPLETEAGLFDLTMEDVVPIEVIVRDAETGMEKTTDDGAPKRVTPFSRARKKTDPPFDPDARGADYTGEPSRYPSKNAFEMLANIDAAKTKPLWRIMVGLSIRHVGPVAARALANHFGSLDAIRAASREELAAVDGVGGIIADALLDWFEVDWHRDIIDRWTAAGVQFTTPGHPGPGAADEEGGVLSGLTVVATGSLEGYSREGAQEAIIAAGGKAASSVSKKTDFVAAGPGAGSKLTKAEQLGVRIIDAEQFRLLVTEGPAALGDAAGDDPED from the coding sequence ATGAGCGACACGACGCCCGCGGACTCGACGTTCGAGACGATCGACCCCGCCGCACTCGACGCGGCGCAGGCGCAGCGTGAGGTCGACCGGCTCCGGTCCAGCATCAACGAGCTTCGGCACGCGTACTACGACGAGAACGGGTCGACGGTCGCGGACGGCGAGTACGACGGGCTCGTCCACCGCCTCGACGCGATCGAGCAGCGTTTCCCGGAACTCCTCACCGAGGACAGCCCGACCCAGACCGTGGGCGGCCAGGCGCAGACCGTGCAGTTCGCGCCGGTCGAGCACGCCGAGCGGATGCTCAGCCTCGACAACGTCTTCAGCCCGGACGAACTCGTCGACTGGGCGGTCAAGGTCCAGCGCGATGCCGGTGCCGAGCGCGTCCGGTTCCTCACCGAGCTGAAGATCGACGGGCTCGCGATCAACCTCCGCTACGAGAACGGTCGGCTCGTCTCGGCGGCGACGCGCGGTGACGGCGTCGTCGGCGAGGACGTCACCGGCAACGTCCGCACGATGGGCACGATCCCGGACCGCCTGTCCGGTTCCGGGCACCCGCCCCTCGTCGAGGTCCGTGGCGAGATCTTCTTCCCGGTCGAGCAGTTCGACGAACTGAACGCCAAGCAGCGCGACGCGGGAGAGCGGGTCTTCGCCAACCCGCGCAACGCGGCAGCCGGATCCCTCCGCCAGAAGGAAGAGGGCAAGTCCGAGGCGAAGCGCGAGCTCATGGTGGACCGGCTCCGTCGGCTGCGCATGCTCGTGCACGGCATCGGCGCGTGGCCCGTCCGCGAACTCGAACGCGACACCGACGTCCGCGCGCAGTCCGAGGTCTACGAGCTCCTGCAGACGTGGGGCCTGCCGACGAGTTCGCACTACCGGGTCTTCGACTCCATCGACGAGGTGCTGGCCTTCGTCAAGGACTACGGCGAGCGACGGGCGTCGGTCGAGCACCAGATCGACGGCATCGTGATCAAGGTCGACGACCTTGCCCTGCACGAGGAACTCGGGTCGACGTCGCGCGCACCGCGGTGGGCGATCGCGTACAAGTACCCGCCGGAAGAGGTCCACACGACGCTCCTCGACGTGGTCGTCAGCGTCGGTCGGACCGGTCGCGCCACGCCCTTCGCGGTGATGGCCCCGGCCGAGGTCGCCGGTTCGGTCGTGCGCCAGGCGACCCTGCACAACCAGCAGGTCGTCAAGGCGAAGGGCGTCCTCATCGGGGACACCGTGGTGCTCCGGAAAGCCGGCGACGTCATCCCCGAGGTGCTCGGTCCGGTCGTCGAACTCCGCGACGGCAGCGAGCGCGAGTTCGTCATGCCGACGAACTGCCCCGAGTGCGGCACGCCCCTCGCCCCCGCGAAGGAAGGCGACATCGACCTCCGCTGCCCGAACGCGAAGAGCTGCCCGGCGCAGGTGCGCGGCCGGGTCGAGCACATCGCCTCCCGTGGCTCGCTCGACATCGAGGGGCTGGGCGAGGTCGCTGCGGCGGCCCTGACGCAGCCGCTCCACCCCGAGCAGCCCCCGCTCGAGACCGAGGCCGGCCTGTTCGACCTGACGATGGAGGACGTCGTCCCGATCGAGGTCATCGTCCGCGACGCCGAGACCGGCATGGAGAAGACCACCGACGACGGTGCGCCGAAGCGGGTGACGCCGTTCAGCCGGGCGCGCAAGAAGACCGATCCGCCGTTCGACCCCGACGCGCGGGGAGCGGACTACACGGGCGAACCGAGCCGGTACCCGTCGAAGAACGCGTTCGAGATGCTCGCGAACATCGACGCCGCGAAGACGAAGCCGCTCTGGCGGATCATGGTCGGCCTGAGCATCCGGCACGTCGGGCCGGTGGCTGCCCGCGCGCTCGCGAACCACTTCGGGTCGCTCGACGCGATCCGGGCCGCCTCGCGCGAGGAACTCGCCGCGGTGGACGGTGTCGGCGGGATCATCGCCGACGCCCTGCTCGACTGGTTCGAGGTCGATTGGCACCGCGACATCATCGACCGCTGGACGGCGGCGGGCGTGCAGTTCACCACTCCCGGGCACCCCGGACCGGGCGCCGCGGACGAGGAAGGCGGCGTGCTCAGCGGGCTGACCGTCGTGGCGACCGGCTCCCTCGAGGGGTACAGCCGCGAGGGCGCGCAGGAGGCGATCATCGCCGCGGGCGGCAA
- the mnmA gene encoding tRNA 2-thiouridine(34) synthase MnmA, translating into MRVLAAMSGGVDSAVAAARAVDAGHDVVGVHLALSRMPGTLRTGSRGCCTIEDSMDAQRAASALGIPYYVWDFSARFKEDVVDDFVAEYQAGRTPNPCMRCNERIKFAALLEKALALGFDAVCTGHYASIVTGPDGSRELHRSAAWAKDQSYVLGVLTAEQLQHAMFPLGATPSKDEVRAEAAARGLTVAQKPDSYDICFIPDGDTRGWLADRVGTAPGDVVERDGTVVGAHDGATGYTVGQRRGLHLGRPAPDGKPRFVLEIRPKENTVVVGPKEALDVTSMSGSRFTWAGTAPADPSTPFACDVQIRAHADPVPATARVTDGQLVIDVDEPLSGVAPGQTAVVYVGTRVLGQCTIDATVSAVPASV; encoded by the coding sequence ATGCGAGTTCTGGCGGCGATGAGCGGTGGGGTCGACTCGGCGGTGGCCGCAGCCCGGGCGGTCGACGCCGGGCACGACGTGGTCGGTGTGCACCTGGCGCTGAGCCGGATGCCCGGGACCCTGCGCACCGGCAGCCGCGGCTGCTGCACGATCGAGGACTCGATGGACGCCCAGCGCGCCGCGTCCGCGCTCGGCATCCCGTACTACGTGTGGGACTTCTCGGCCCGGTTCAAGGAGGACGTCGTCGACGACTTCGTGGCCGAGTACCAGGCCGGCCGGACGCCGAACCCCTGCATGCGCTGCAACGAGCGGATCAAGTTCGCGGCGCTGCTCGAGAAGGCGCTCGCCCTCGGGTTCGACGCCGTCTGCACCGGGCACTACGCCTCGATCGTCACCGGTCCGGACGGGTCGCGCGAGCTGCACCGTTCGGCGGCGTGGGCGAAGGACCAGTCGTACGTCCTCGGCGTCCTGACCGCCGAGCAGCTCCAGCACGCGATGTTCCCGCTCGGAGCGACGCCCTCGAAGGACGAGGTCCGAGCCGAGGCAGCAGCGCGAGGCCTCACCGTGGCGCAGAAGCCCGACTCCTACGACATCTGCTTCATCCCGGACGGCGACACCCGGGGATGGCTGGCGGACCGCGTCGGCACGGCCCCCGGCGACGTCGTCGAGCGGGACGGCACGGTCGTCGGTGCGCACGACGGGGCGACCGGCTACACGGTCGGACAGCGGCGCGGACTGCACCTCGGTCGGCCGGCGCCGGACGGCAAGCCGCGGTTCGTGCTCGAGATCCGCCCGAAGGAGAACACCGTCGTGGTCGGCCCGAAGGAAGCGCTCGACGTGACCTCGATGTCCGGGTCGCGCTTCACCTGGGCCGGCACCGCGCCCGCCGACCCGTCCACGCCGTTCGCCTGCGACGTGCAGATCCGGGCGCACGCCGACCCGGTGCCCGCGACCGCACGGGTCACCGACGGCCAGCTGGTCATCGACGTCGACGAGCCGCTCTCGGGCGTCGCGCCGGGGCAGACCGCGGTCGTGTACGTCGGCACCCGGGTGCTCGGGCAGTGCACGATCGACGCGACGGTGTCGGCGGTGCCCGCCTCCGTCTGA
- a CDS encoding MFS transporter, whose amino-acid sequence MTSETPAFDFRSVLLSGFLPAALFAIGEGAIIPIIPIAASSLGASLAFAGFVAALILVGELIGDVPSGVVVARIGERNAMIGAAVVSVVGLLVCTAAPNAWVLALGVFLVGVSTAVFALARHAYMTTAIPLHIRARALSSLGGVFRFGYFVGPFIAAGVVHLTGTTQSAFWIHIVCCLLAAVTLLVLRDPATGARGFRRPSRASRPRTDDATVTTDATTTEPPTDTGAQFVQEEAHGLFRTIRANRAVLLRLGSGAGLIGALRAGRQVILPLWAVSVGLDDSTAALVIGIAGAVDFALFYTSGQIMDRWGRLASALPCMVGLSISYFLLAWSGHLDARVGWFVAIAMGMSLANGVGSGILMTLGADLAPRDHPAPFLGAWRFTGDFGQAAAPLLISGVTAVASIAVASGVMGVLGLVGAGILLRYVPRYLPRKLR is encoded by the coding sequence ATGACCTCCGAGACCCCTGCCTTCGACTTCCGGTCGGTCCTGCTGTCCGGGTTCCTGCCCGCAGCGCTCTTCGCGATCGGCGAGGGCGCGATCATCCCGATCATCCCGATCGCGGCGAGCTCCCTCGGCGCGAGCCTGGCGTTCGCGGGCTTCGTCGCGGCGCTCATCCTCGTGGGCGAGCTCATCGGGGACGTGCCGTCCGGGGTGGTGGTCGCCCGCATCGGGGAGCGCAACGCGATGATCGGCGCGGCGGTCGTCTCGGTCGTCGGGCTCCTGGTGTGCACGGCCGCCCCGAACGCCTGGGTCCTCGCGCTCGGGGTGTTCCTCGTCGGTGTCTCCACCGCCGTCTTCGCGCTCGCCCGGCACGCCTACATGACGACCGCGATCCCCCTCCACATCCGGGCACGGGCGCTGTCGAGCCTCGGCGGCGTGTTCCGCTTCGGCTACTTCGTCGGCCCGTTCATCGCCGCGGGTGTCGTGCACCTGACGGGCACCACGCAGAGTGCGTTCTGGATCCACATCGTCTGCTGCCTCCTGGCGGCGGTGACGCTCCTCGTCCTGCGCGACCCCGCGACGGGCGCACGCGGCTTCCGCAGGCCGAGCCGCGCCTCCCGGCCCAGGACGGACGACGCGACCGTCACGACCGACGCGACCACCACGGAGCCGCCCACCGACACCGGTGCGCAGTTCGTGCAAGAGGAAGCGCACGGCCTCTTCCGCACCATCCGCGCGAACCGGGCCGTGCTCCTCCGGCTCGGCAGCGGTGCCGGCCTCATCGGCGCGCTCCGCGCCGGCCGCCAGGTCATCCTGCCGCTCTGGGCGGTCAGCGTCGGGCTCGACGACTCGACCGCAGCGCTCGTCATCGGCATCGCCGGTGCGGTCGACTTCGCGCTCTTCTACACGAGCGGGCAGATCATGGACCGGTGGGGCCGCCTGGCGAGCGCACTCCCCTGCATGGTCGGGCTCAGCATCAGCTACTTCCTGCTCGCGTGGTCCGGACACCTCGACGCCCGGGTGGGCTGGTTCGTCGCGATCGCGATGGGGATGTCGCTCGCGAACGGGGTCGGGTCGGGCATCCTCATGACGCTCGGCGCGGACCTCGCGCCGCGGGACCACCCGGCGCCGTTCCTGGGCGCCTGGAGGTTCACCGGCGACTTCGGGCAAGCCGCCGCACCGCTCCTCATCTCCGGCGTGACCGCCGTCGCGTCGATCGCCGTCGCGAGCGGCGTGATGGGGGTGCTCGGCCTGGTCGGCGCGGGCATCCTGTTGCGGTACGTGCCGCGGTACCTCCCGCGGAAGCTGCGCTGA
- a CDS encoding DedA family protein, translating into MHSVALALIPWLDPQYILDNFGAIAVFVVCAIIFAETGLLVGFIFPGDSLLVITGLFAFDRGGEIGGIPVWIAALMIAASAFLGGELGYYIGKKAGPPIFERKESGLFSKANVDRTNAFFHRFGPLAVILARFVPVVRTFLPIAAGVGRMNYKKYSLYNAIGAVVWGVGVTFLGYFIGHIPFVAHIVREYIDIILLAAVVVTVVPMALTYFRNARKAKRDEAAAEAGTEPQR; encoded by the coding sequence ATGCACTCCGTCGCACTCGCCCTGATCCCCTGGCTGGATCCGCAGTACATCCTCGACAACTTCGGGGCCATCGCCGTGTTCGTGGTGTGCGCCATCATCTTCGCCGAGACCGGGCTGCTCGTCGGCTTCATCTTCCCGGGCGACAGCCTGCTCGTCATCACCGGCCTCTTCGCGTTCGACCGTGGTGGCGAGATCGGCGGCATCCCCGTCTGGATCGCCGCGCTCATGATCGCTGCGTCCGCGTTCCTCGGCGGCGAGCTCGGCTACTACATCGGCAAGAAGGCCGGACCGCCCATCTTCGAGCGCAAGGAGAGCGGGCTGTTCTCCAAGGCGAACGTCGACCGCACGAACGCGTTCTTCCACCGGTTCGGGCCCCTCGCGGTGATCCTCGCCAGGTTCGTCCCCGTCGTGCGGACGTTCCTGCCGATCGCCGCCGGTGTGGGCCGGATGAACTACAAGAAGTACTCGCTGTACAACGCGATCGGTGCCGTCGTGTGGGGCGTCGGGGTGACGTTCCTCGGGTACTTCATCGGGCACATCCCGTTCGTCGCGCACATCGTCCGCGAGTACATCGACATCATCCTGCTCGCGGCCGTGGTCGTGACTGTCGTGCCGATGGCGCTGACGTACTTCCGGAACGCGCGCAAGGCGAAGCGCGACGAGGCCGCGGCCGAGGCCGGGACCGAGCCGCAGCGCTGA
- the rdgB gene encoding RdgB/HAM1 family non-canonical purine NTP pyrophosphatase: protein MTSRTVVLATHNQGKVVELREILGSALGDGVELVGYDGPEPVEDGDTYAANALIKARAAVAHTGLPALADDSGIAVDALDGAPGIHSARYAGTRVDADNIALLLRNLDGVVERTAAFVCAAAFVTPDGTEHVVEAVWNGEVTTEPIGDGGHGYDPVFRPDDADRTSAELTREEKNALSHRSKAFRGIAPVVREYFGV, encoded by the coding sequence GTGACCTCCCGCACGGTGGTCCTGGCGACGCACAACCAGGGCAAGGTCGTCGAGCTGCGCGAGATCCTCGGGTCGGCGCTGGGCGACGGCGTCGAGCTCGTCGGGTACGACGGGCCGGAGCCCGTCGAGGACGGGGACACCTACGCCGCGAACGCCCTCATCAAGGCCCGTGCGGCGGTCGCGCACACGGGGCTCCCGGCGCTCGCCGACGACTCGGGCATCGCCGTGGACGCGTTGGACGGCGCTCCCGGCATCCACTCGGCGCGGTACGCCGGCACGCGGGTCGACGCGGACAACATCGCCCTGCTGCTGCGGAACCTCGACGGGGTCGTCGAGCGCACGGCGGCGTTCGTGTGCGCCGCGGCGTTCGTCACGCCGGACGGCACCGAGCACGTGGTCGAGGCGGTCTGGAACGGCGAGGTCACGACCGAGCCCATCGGCGACGGTGGGCACGGGTACGACCCGGTCTTCCGGCCGGACGACGCCGACCGGACGTCGGCGGAGCTGACGCGCGAGGAGAAGAACGCGCTGTCGCACCGGAGCAAGGCGTTCCGCGGGATCGCGCCGGTGGTGCGGGAGTACTTCGGCGTCTGA
- the rph gene encoding ribonuclease PH has translation MSDTLRIDGRTATDHRPVTIERGWSTQAEGSALISFGNTRVLCTASFTNGVPRWLAGKGTGWVTAEYSMLPRSTNERMQRESIKGKVGGRTHEISRLIGRSLRAVVDTKGLGENTLVIDCDVLQADGGTRTASITGAYVAMVDAIEWGRDRGFVAKKATPLLDSVQAISVGIVKGEPMLDLAYTEDSAADTDMNIVTTGSGKFIEVQGTAEHAPFDRDELNVLLDLGLAGNQSLAAIQKSVLGLA, from the coding sequence ATGAGCGACACGCTCCGCATCGACGGCCGCACCGCGACCGACCACCGTCCCGTCACGATCGAGCGGGGGTGGAGCACGCAGGCCGAGGGCAGCGCGCTCATCTCGTTCGGCAACACCAGGGTGCTCTGCACCGCGTCCTTCACGAACGGCGTCCCGCGGTGGCTCGCCGGCAAGGGCACCGGCTGGGTCACCGCCGAGTACTCGATGCTGCCCCGCTCGACGAACGAGCGCATGCAGCGTGAGTCGATCAAGGGCAAGGTCGGCGGGCGCACGCACGAGATCTCCCGCCTGATCGGCCGATCGCTCCGCGCGGTCGTCGACACGAAGGGTCTCGGCGAGAACACGCTCGTCATCGACTGCGACGTGCTCCAGGCCGACGGCGGCACCCGCACGGCGTCGATCACGGGCGCGTACGTCGCGATGGTGGACGCGATCGAGTGGGGGCGCGACCGCGGGTTCGTGGCGAAGAAGGCGACCCCGCTGCTCGACAGCGTGCAGGCCATCTCCGTCGGGATCGTCAAGGGCGAGCCGATGCTCGACCTCGCGTACACCGAGGACTCCGCCGCCGACACCGACATGAACATCGTCACCACGGGCTCGGGCAAGTTCATCGAGGTGCAGGGGACCGCCGAGCACGCACCCTTCGACCGCGACGAGCTCAACGTGCTGCTGGACCTCGGGCTCGCGGGCAACCAGTCCCTCGCGGCGATCCAGAAGTCCGTGCTGGGGCTCGCGTGA